In Wenyingzhuangia fucanilytica, the following are encoded in one genomic region:
- a CDS encoding glycoside hydrolase family protein: MNFNRQNKKVKLLLVIALLFVDFNVFSQSKKTLVDFFLPMKPQSKLVSENIWGAPNVLPRDINNGLEDSTLKNWCYWDGRIVKSDDGMYHLYASRWNQKMSHTEGWHLGSKGIHAVSNNIMGPYLDKGLIYPEWREGMGHNIMGLRMHDGRYAVVTSEITDGEIFVSNSPNGPFKLLGKIKVDNNGFEPSLARYSKNGRMSNVKVLLRPDGDYMIIARSTAPMLSKNGILGPYKIMGDRIYKNYPELPQTKNEDPTIWYSGGMYHIVYNHWPSKTSHHFTSLDGITNWKYRGVAFKKETSKIFEYTDGTINDWQFIERPTVHVENGHVTHFIFSVIDVKKGEDKGSDNHASKIVIVPFDGKSFDKYMKKNVKKEK; this comes from the coding sequence ATGAATTTTAATAGGCAAAATAAAAAAGTAAAGTTGTTGTTAGTGATAGCCCTACTTTTTGTTGATTTTAATGTGTTTTCTCAATCAAAAAAAACGTTGGTAGATTTTTTCCTTCCAATGAAACCACAAAGTAAATTGGTCTCGGAAAATATTTGGGGAGCTCCAAATGTTTTACCACGTGACATTAATAATGGTTTAGAAGATTCAACCCTAAAAAACTGGTGTTACTGGGATGGGAGAATCGTAAAAAGCGATGACGGAATGTACCATTTATATGCTAGTCGCTGGAATCAAAAAATGTCTCACACTGAAGGTTGGCATTTGGGGTCAAAAGGGATTCATGCAGTAAGTAATAACATTATGGGGCCATATTTAGATAAAGGCTTAATTTATCCAGAATGGAGAGAAGGAATGGGGCACAATATTATGGGGTTAAGAATGCATGATGGAAGATATGCTGTTGTTACTAGTGAAATTACTGATGGAGAAATATTTGTTTCAAATTCACCTAATGGTCCTTTTAAACTATTAGGCAAAATTAAAGTTGATAACAATGGATTTGAACCGAGTCTTGCTCGTTACTCTAAAAATGGACGTATGTCTAATGTAAAAGTTTTATTAAGACCAGATGGGGATTATATGATTATTGCTAGATCTACAGCACCAATGTTAAGTAAAAATGGCATTTTAGGTCCTTATAAAATAATGGGAGATAGAATTTATAAAAATTATCCAGAATTGCCTCAAACTAAAAATGAAGATCCAACTATTTGGTATAGTGGGGGAATGTATCACATAGTTTACAATCATTGGCCATCAAAAACTTCTCATCATTTTACTTCTTTAGATGGAATAACAAATTGGAAATACAGAGGAGTTGCTTTTAAAAAAGAAACATCAAAAATATTTGAATATACTGATGGGACTATTAATGATTGGCAATTTATAGAACGTCCAACTGTACATGTAGAAAATGGACATGTTACTCACTTTATATTCTCTGTTATAGATGTTAAAAAAGGAGAAGACAAAGGAAGTGATAACCACGCAAGTAAAATTGTGATTGTTCCTTTTGATGGAAAAAGCTTTGATAAATACATGAAAAAAAATGTAAAAAAAGAAAAATAA
- a CDS encoding glycoside hydrolase family 127 protein — protein MKKVGLILVTVFCLGNLFSQEKGIINNADSKYVKFKSINIGDCVWTDGFWADKFEIAEKSMVPNMGKLLTGDTGHALNNFKIAAGLQEGKHQGMFWHDGDFYKWMEAALYIYAINKDEKILKEIDEYIDIIGKAQQENGYLQTQITIPVNKPFSERRFHEMYNAGHLYISAIIHYRITGKRNFLDIAIKNANQLYDVFQPQPKELARFGFNQVQIMGLVELYRTTKDKKYLELAEIFVNMRGKSKVKPDETVRYLNLGDMVQERTALRESKEAVGHAVLALYYYAGATDIYAETGEQALIDALDRLWGNIVNQKMFITGACGQKHDGGSSNRDFVHEAFTIDYEMHNAHSYNETCANLCNAMFNYRMLGVKGEAKYADVIETVMYNSALSGIDIKGTNFFYTNPLRRSLDHKMGITDYTTRVPYIPCFCCPPNLVRTIAKLSAWSYSLTNNGLAVNLYGGNKLETNLLDGSKIKLIQKTDYPWDGAVAIEVAKSKKEAFDILLRIPEWAKGSTVSINGKKENVEIKEGTYFTIHRKWKKGDVVSLIMPMKPELVVGHRKIEEVRNQAAIKKGPVVYCIESPDLPENTNVLDVYLPSDIKLTSQNESDFLGGLSILKGDVMLSKDRDNNMYRTLEKPKWETYNATFIPYYAWSNRGVSEMTVFMPIIWNKN, from the coding sequence ATGAAAAAAGTAGGACTTATACTTGTTACAGTATTTTGTTTAGGGAATTTATTTTCTCAAGAAAAAGGAATTATTAATAATGCAGACAGTAAGTATGTAAAGTTTAAAAGCATCAATATTGGAGATTGTGTATGGACGGATGGTTTTTGGGCAGATAAATTTGAGATTGCCGAAAAATCTATGGTGCCAAATATGGGAAAACTGTTAACAGGTGATACAGGTCATGCCTTAAATAACTTTAAAATAGCAGCTGGTTTACAAGAAGGAAAACATCAAGGAATGTTTTGGCACGATGGAGATTTTTACAAATGGATGGAAGCTGCTTTGTATATATATGCAATTAATAAGGATGAAAAAATCTTAAAAGAAATTGATGAGTACATTGATATTATTGGAAAAGCTCAACAAGAAAACGGTTACTTACAAACCCAAATAACAATTCCTGTAAATAAGCCTTTTTCAGAAAGAAGATTTCATGAAATGTATAATGCTGGTCACTTATATATTTCAGCAATTATACATTATAGAATTACCGGAAAACGTAATTTCTTAGACATTGCTATTAAAAATGCAAATCAATTATACGATGTTTTTCAACCTCAACCTAAAGAATTAGCAAGGTTTGGGTTTAATCAAGTTCAAATAATGGGTTTGGTGGAGTTATATAGAACTACAAAGGATAAAAAGTACTTAGAACTTGCAGAGATTTTTGTGAATATGAGAGGGAAATCTAAAGTAAAACCTGATGAAACAGTAAGGTATTTAAATCTTGGAGATATGGTACAAGAAAGAACCGCTTTAAGAGAGTCTAAAGAAGCTGTTGGGCATGCTGTATTAGCATTGTATTATTATGCTGGAGCTACAGATATTTATGCAGAAACAGGAGAACAAGCTTTAATTGATGCTTTAGATCGTTTGTGGGGTAATATTGTGAATCAGAAAATGTTTATTACTGGAGCTTGTGGGCAAAAACACGATGGAGGTTCTTCAAATAGAGATTTTGTACATGAGGCTTTTACCATAGATTACGAAATGCACAATGCACATTCTTATAACGAAACTTGTGCTAATTTGTGTAATGCAATGTTTAATTATAGAATGTTGGGTGTAAAAGGAGAAGCTAAATATGCAGATGTTATTGAAACTGTAATGTATAATAGTGCTTTGTCTGGAATTGATATTAAAGGAACAAATTTTTTCTATACAAATCCACTAAGAAGAAGCCTAGATCATAAAATGGGGATTACAGATTACACTACAAGAGTGCCATATATTCCATGTTTTTGTTGTCCTCCAAACTTGGTGAGAACCATAGCTAAATTATCAGCCTGGTCTTATAGTTTAACAAATAATGGATTGGCAGTAAATTTATATGGAGGAAATAAATTAGAAACCAATTTGTTAGATGGGTCAAAAATTAAATTGATTCAAAAAACTGATTATCCATGGGATGGGGCTGTTGCTATTGAAGTAGCCAAAAGTAAAAAAGAAGCTTTTGATATTTTGTTAAGAATTCCAGAATGGGCAAAAGGAAGTACTGTTTCTATAAATGGAAAAAAAGAAAATGTAGAAATTAAAGAAGGTACTTATTTTACGATCCATAGAAAATGGAAAAAAGGAGACGTTGTTTCTTTAATTATGCCAATGAAACCAGAATTAGTTGTTGGACATAGAAAAATAGAGGAAGTAAGAAATCAAGCAGCCATAAAAAAAGGTCCTGTTGTATATTGTATAGAATCTCCAGATTTACCAGAAAATACAAATGTTTTAGATGTGTATCTTCCATCGGATATTAAGTTAACTTCTCAAAATGAGTCAGACTTTTTAGGAGGGTTATCAATCTTAAAAGGAGACGTAATGTTATCTAAAGATAGAGATAATAACATGTACAGAACATTAGAAAAACCAAAATGGGAAACATATAATGCTACTTTTATTCCTTACTATGCTTGGAGTAATAGAGGAGTTAGCGAAATGACTGTTTTTATGCCAATAATTTGGAATAAAAACTAG
- a CDS encoding DUF5675 family protein — MDIYLHRTYFKESTNGALFIQDSFFGFCIELPWLENRRNVSCIPEGVYVLKPRYSQKFKHHLILENVKNRTLILIHPANDALKELKGCIAPVTCLSGIGKGTSSRNLLNKLVSKCYQAFDRNETVKLIIKS, encoded by the coding sequence ATGGATATCTATTTACATAGAACTTATTTTAAAGAGAGTACCAACGGTGCTCTCTTTATCCAAGATTCATTTTTTGGTTTCTGTATCGAGTTGCCCTGGTTAGAGAATCGTAGAAATGTGTCTTGTATTCCAGAAGGAGTCTATGTATTAAAACCAAGGTATTCTCAAAAATTCAAACATCATTTGATTTTGGAAAATGTTAAAAATAGGACACTTATTTTAATTCATCCTGCCAATGATGCTTTGAAAGAATTAAAAGGCTGTATCGCTCCTGTAACCTGTTTATCAGGTATTGGAAAAGGTACTTCTTCCAGAAATTTATTAAACAAATTGGTTTCTAAATGTTATCAGGCTTTTGACAGAAATGAAACCGTTAAACTCATTATTAAATCTTAG
- a CDS encoding hybrid sensor histidine kinase/response regulator transcription factor, translating to MLKREYSLFVTLLLVCTFVFAQKSILELKQNLTISNGLAHNGVTSILQDSKGYLWFGTYDGINKYDGYNLTTFKNRVSKSTLVSNRVRALSEDANGNLWIGTDEGISLYRYDTEKISAIYANKGTGPIVRKIIFSKNKQKVFCLTEDSGVLFFDNEYKLKKKYIPENKMTNQKTLFFDGVQLTPKTYLFTTSNGLMLFDIETERFNEVLSSEITSCNAIKKIDDNTLLVAASNGIDLIKVSSDKSKFTYHKKYYKGIRFTSLLIDNLNNLWLGALNDGIIHIDNVHKLINGNDVKISTFKSNSKVLRTSSIISTVENKCWVGTFNKGIFQFNIEENPFKSFNAKQEHEKELLSSKISFIVPVDSSSVFLSSFREEPVLLNTESNKLEPLPFVIPKEYKASTQVIFIDAKKNVWFRITGEKGLFRLRPGAKKMEQITNNTIPFFNNIELRSVTQIKDDEIWLGTGQDVFKITLDDHNNFLNVQSLNTNPVFNDKKLKLARTIFLDPSFPFLWIGADSEGLFRVHLEDNKPLKELKIDHYLKKENVKTSLSSNFVSDVIRLPNNELWIATEGGGVCKVINSDTTPEFISYSEDQGLSNNAVKSILFDDENNLWITTNIGLNKLDTRLNRFIKYSTQDGLPFDDFWFTSKKLKNKNLIFSGVEGVCYFNPTKLPSKEILPRLEFGDLKIFNKSILPNDTINDRVLLNKRLNDTKEIALKHNENVFSIQLKSLHFSNPENHFLKYKLSPVNNDWIEVPSSQQNVYYSGLQPGEYVFSVMASNSLNKWTKPKEIKIVISPPYWKTNWAYTLYVLLFFTVALIALYVTLRIQKLNYNLEIEQLERNTITELNSAKLRFFSNISHDIKTPITLICGPIDYLLKQFKNNLDVTEKLSLVKRQSKNILHLINQVHDFQKADAHLLKLNYSRFYFNTFIEELVKDFEFMASSEQKKIEVTSSESNITVSADKDKLEKIFNNLINNAFKYTREGDTIKIDFKSNDKDLLVSVSDTGIGICEDDLPHIFERFFQSIKKGSNYSGGSGIGLAFSKRLVEMHYGYISAESEEGVGTTINVQLPVVKDKSIINEVKREEIILKAEDAFDHEEIVLQKVEHTEIERDESFSDKVVFYVEDKVDMRNFVSSMLSNFFNVQVFTNGQECLDRMEEEWPDIVITDLLMPELNGLELCKAIKSDIKTSHIPVILLTACNNIEDQIQGLRDGADAYIHKPFNIQHLVTRTEALLVNRKKLAERFQVGIPLTKENNLNNRNDNAFLEKLYDLMAENLDNQELDINRFAKELYLNRTHFYQKVKALTDQTPFELLKMYRLKKAAEFLTQQNLSVNEVFMMTGFKSRTHFTKVFKEKYGVTPGKYSSSIKEKYDL from the coding sequence ATGTTAAAAAGGGAATATTCACTTTTTGTTACACTTTTATTAGTCTGCACGTTTGTTTTTGCTCAAAAATCCATACTTGAATTAAAGCAGAATTTAACTATTTCCAATGGGTTAGCTCATAATGGAGTAACTTCAATATTACAAGATTCTAAAGGATATTTATGGTTTGGAACTTATGATGGAATTAATAAATATGATGGTTATAATTTAACAACATTTAAGAATAGAGTAAGCAAGAGTACTCTAGTAAGTAATAGGGTTAGAGCTTTAAGCGAAGATGCTAATGGAAACTTATGGATTGGTACAGATGAGGGGATTTCTTTATATAGATATGACACAGAAAAAATTAGTGCTATTTATGCTAATAAAGGAACTGGGCCAATAGTTAGAAAAATTATTTTTAGTAAAAACAAGCAAAAGGTCTTCTGCTTAACAGAAGACAGTGGTGTATTATTTTTTGATAATGAGTATAAATTAAAAAAGAAGTACATACCAGAAAATAAAATGACAAATCAAAAAACATTGTTTTTTGATGGAGTACAATTAACTCCAAAAACCTACCTATTTACAACTTCTAATGGTTTAATGCTGTTTGATATAGAAACAGAAAGGTTTAATGAAGTTTTAAGTTCAGAAATCACATCTTGTAACGCTATAAAAAAAATAGATGATAATACCTTATTAGTAGCAGCTTCTAACGGAATTGATCTTATAAAGGTTAGTAGTGACAAGAGTAAGTTTACTTATCATAAAAAATATTATAAAGGGATTAGATTTACCAGTCTTTTAATAGATAACTTAAATAATTTGTGGTTAGGAGCTTTAAATGATGGAATAATTCATATAGACAATGTTCATAAATTAATAAATGGAAACGATGTAAAGATTAGTACTTTTAAGTCTAACTCTAAAGTATTACGTACAAGTAGTATTATTTCTACCGTAGAAAATAAATGTTGGGTTGGTACTTTTAATAAAGGAATATTTCAGTTTAATATAGAAGAAAATCCTTTTAAAAGTTTTAATGCAAAACAAGAGCATGAAAAAGAATTATTGTCAAGTAAAATTTCTTTTATTGTTCCAGTAGATAGTAGTAGTGTTTTTTTAAGTTCATTTAGAGAAGAACCTGTCCTATTAAATACCGAATCAAATAAGTTAGAACCCTTACCATTTGTAATTCCAAAAGAGTATAAAGCATCTACCCAAGTTATTTTTATCGATGCAAAAAAGAATGTATGGTTTAGAATAACCGGAGAAAAAGGTTTGTTTAGGTTACGTCCTGGTGCCAAAAAAATGGAGCAAATTACAAATAATACAATTCCATTTTTTAACAATATAGAGCTTAGAAGTGTTACACAAATTAAGGATGATGAAATTTGGTTGGGAACAGGTCAGGATGTATTTAAAATTACATTAGATGATCATAACAACTTTTTAAACGTACAATCATTAAATACAAACCCAGTATTTAATGATAAAAAGTTAAAATTGGCTAGAACCATTTTCTTAGACCCTTCATTTCCATTTTTATGGATAGGTGCAGATTCTGAAGGACTTTTTAGAGTTCATCTAGAAGATAACAAGCCTTTAAAAGAATTAAAAATAGATCATTATTTAAAAAAGGAGAATGTTAAAACATCACTATCTAGCAACTTTGTTTCTGATGTAATTAGACTGCCTAATAATGAATTGTGGATTGCAACCGAAGGAGGAGGAGTATGTAAAGTCATAAATAGTGATACAACACCAGAATTTATAAGTTATTCCGAAGATCAAGGATTGTCTAACAATGCAGTAAAAAGTATTTTGTTTGATGATGAAAATAATTTGTGGATTACAACCAATATAGGTCTAAACAAATTAGATACAAGACTTAATAGATTTATTAAATATAGTACACAAGATGGTTTACCTTTTGATGATTTTTGGTTCACTTCAAAAAAGTTAAAAAACAAAAATTTAATTTTTTCTGGAGTAGAAGGAGTGTGTTATTTTAATCCAACAAAGTTACCAAGTAAAGAGATATTACCACGACTTGAATTTGGCGACCTTAAAATTTTTAATAAAAGTATTTTACCTAATGATACCATTAACGATCGTGTACTTTTAAATAAAAGATTAAATGATACTAAAGAAATAGCATTAAAGCACAATGAAAATGTATTTTCAATTCAATTAAAATCTTTACATTTTTCAAATCCAGAAAATCATTTTTTAAAATATAAACTATCACCAGTTAACAATGATTGGATAGAAGTGCCATCAAGCCAACAAAATGTATATTATAGTGGTTTACAGCCAGGAGAATATGTATTTAGTGTTATGGCATCAAACTCCTTAAATAAGTGGACAAAACCAAAAGAAATAAAAATTGTAATAAGCCCTCCGTATTGGAAAACAAATTGGGCATATACTTTATATGTACTTCTGTTTTTTACTGTAGCACTTATTGCTTTATACGTAACCTTAAGAATTCAAAAATTAAATTACAATTTAGAAATTGAGCAATTAGAGCGTAACACTATAACTGAGTTAAATAGTGCAAAACTTAGATTTTTTTCTAATATATCTCACGATATAAAAACGCCAATAACATTAATTTGTGGTCCTATAGATTATTTGTTAAAACAGTTTAAAAACAATTTAGATGTAACAGAAAAGCTATCATTAGTTAAACGCCAGTCTAAAAATATTCTTCACCTTATAAATCAAGTTCACGATTTTCAAAAAGCTGATGCTCATTTATTAAAATTAAATTACTCAAGGTTTTACTTTAATACGTTTATCGAAGAATTAGTAAAAGATTTTGAGTTCATGGCATCAAGTGAACAGAAAAAAATAGAAGTAACAAGTTCTGAATCTAACATAACCGTATCGGCAGATAAGGATAAACTAGAAAAAATATTTAATAATTTAATTAACAATGCTTTTAAGTACACTAGAGAAGGTGATACCATAAAAATTGATTTTAAAAGCAATGACAAAGATTTATTAGTAAGCGTTTCTGATACAGGAATCGGTATTTGTGAAGACGATTTACCTCATATTTTTGAACGTTTTTTCCAATCCATAAAAAAAGGAAGTAATTATTCAGGAGGCTCTGGTATTGGTTTGGCTTTTTCTAAGCGATTGGTAGAAATGCATTATGGTTATATAAGTGCCGAAAGTGAGGAAGGAGTAGGAACAACAATAAATGTGCAGTTACCTGTAGTTAAAGATAAATCTATCATTAACGAAGTTAAAAGAGAAGAGATTATTCTAAAAGCAGAAGATGCTTTTGATCACGAAGAGATAGTGTTACAAAAGGTAGAGCATACAGAAATAGAGAGAGATGAATCTTTTTCTGATAAAGTTGTATTTTATGTAGAAGATAAAGTAGACATGAGAAACTTTGTGTCTAGTATGTTGTCTAATTTCTTTAATGTTCAAGTATTTACTAATGGTCAGGAATGCTTGGATAGAATGGAAGAAGAATGGCCAGATATTGTTATTACAGACTTATTAATGCCAGAGTTAAATGGATTAGAATTGTGTAAGGCAATTAAATCTGATATTAAAACGAGCCATATCCCTGTTATATTACTAACAGCCTGTAACAATATAGAAGACCAAATACAAGGGTTAAGAGATGGAGCAGATGCTTATATCCATAAACCTTTTAATATTCAGCATTTGGTTACACGTACAGAGGCATTACTGGTAAATAGAAAAAAACTGGCAGAGCGTTTTCAGGTAGGAATACCATTAACCAAAGAAAATAACCTAAACAATAGAAATGACAATGCTTTTTTAGAAAAGCTATATGATTTAATGGCAGAAAACCTAGACAACCAAGAGTTAGATATTAATAGGTTTGCCAAAGAATTATATTTAAACCGTACACATTTTTATCAAAAAGTAAAAGCCTTAACAGACCAAACACCTTTTGAATTACTTAAAATGTATAGGTTAAAAAAAGCCGCAGAATTTTTAACACAACAAAATTTATCTGTAAATGAAGTTTTTATGATGACAGGTTTTAAAAGTAGAACTCATTTTACAAAAGTATTTAAAGAAAAATATGGGGTAACTCCTGGTAAATACTCTTCTTCAATAAAGGAGAAATATGATTTATAA
- a CDS encoding glycoside hydrolase family 2 TIM barrel-domain containing protein: MKLRSFLVFTFTLYAQLVVSQNDWENELMFEQNKLRSRVPSYSYANHKDALIGNRESSRMQSLNGIWKFNYVDKSSDRPKDFIQNNFKSNNHWSDITVPSNWELQGFGQPIYTNIVYPFTPDIKNGGTRNFNYMGPHPPQFPFIEKYRDNPVGSYYREFTIPKDWKNHSVILHFGGVSSAFYVWINGKKVGYSQGSRLAAEFDITSYINEGKNKVAVQVFRWSDGSYLEDQDMWRLSGIHREVLLLAQPKIALQDFFVRTKFDDKLENAKLEIRPHLWMKGDEDHLKDWKITANLYDVNNQKVLAKPMSCNIEDVFFERWPQRDITKFAFLEADIKSPKKWSTENPYLYTLVFDVKDASGKIVESRSQKVGFRQVGFSAENELLINGKPVKIKGVNRHDHHPVKGKALTRKDLEEDVKLLKKFNFNAVRTSHYPNDPYFYDLCDKYGIYVMDEANIETHHLGSYAPQQPSLAMPILSRIMRMVDRDKNHPSVISWSLGNESGTGPAFVAAAGWVKDYDVSRFIHYEGAQGKPTHPVYKEGEEGQKVFSGKAHANPDDPDYVDVISRMYPEIYQLKAMSESQYINRPIIMCEYAHAMGNSIGGLGEYWDLINSKKNLIGGFIWDMIDQGLTKKDKNGNDFYAYGGDFEDYPNDKNFCINGVFSPDRKPNPHAWEVKYIHQPFNFKIVDVKKGVVLAFNHLNETNLNNYEVRWMFSENGKELQSGVLQSIDVEPSSSREIKILYKNVDFKEENEYWLRISVHEKQDTFWAKKGFEIAKDQILIKEKTKLNDFSSTSKSTLKTEENSSGIKIVGDGYSAKVDKKTGELISFIKQGKEQVLSPLKPNFFRPPIDNDLRGASSKDFRKSRKYWEFLNEKLETKSVEVISKKENEAIILVEKNFKDEVKLNIQYTFLSNGSILVNMEMDAKKDLPGLVKFGMTLGVSKEYKTTTFYGKGPWENYIDRKRGTEVDEFTFKTNDLFTNYIFPQENGNRSDVRWLEISKDKESALKIKGSPVFGFSIWPFSAKNIQEAKHPFDLKEQGFYTLNIHTVQMSVNGTLSETLPKYVIPSGRYSLKFILNAQN; the protein is encoded by the coding sequence ATGAAATTACGTTCTTTTCTGGTATTTACATTCACTTTATATGCTCAGCTTGTTGTTTCTCAAAACGATTGGGAAAACGAATTAATGTTTGAGCAAAACAAATTACGTTCTCGTGTTCCAAGTTATTCTTATGCAAATCACAAAGATGCTTTGATAGGTAATAGAGAGAGCTCTAGAATGCAATCTTTAAATGGTATTTGGAAATTTAATTATGTTGATAAATCATCAGATAGACCTAAAGATTTTATTCAGAACAACTTTAAAAGTAACAATCATTGGAGTGATATTACAGTTCCCTCTAATTGGGAATTACAAGGTTTTGGACAACCTATTTATACCAATATTGTTTATCCTTTTACACCAGATATTAAAAATGGTGGAACAAGAAATTTTAATTACATGGGGCCTCATCCGCCACAATTTCCTTTTATAGAAAAATATAGAGATAATCCTGTTGGTAGTTATTATAGAGAATTTACGATTCCAAAAGATTGGAAAAATCACTCTGTGATTTTACATTTTGGAGGTGTTTCTTCAGCTTTTTATGTATGGATAAATGGTAAAAAAGTAGGTTATAGTCAAGGAAGTAGATTAGCTGCAGAATTTGATATTACGTCATATATTAATGAGGGGAAAAATAAAGTTGCCGTTCAAGTTTTTAGGTGGAGCGATGGTAGTTATTTAGAAGATCAGGATATGTGGAGATTAAGCGGAATTCATAGAGAAGTACTGCTTTTGGCACAACCTAAAATTGCTTTACAAGACTTTTTTGTGAGAACAAAGTTTGATGACAAACTAGAAAACGCCAAGTTAGAAATTCGTCCTCATTTATGGATGAAAGGTGATGAAGATCACTTAAAAGACTGGAAAATTACAGCAAATTTATATGATGTAAATAATCAAAAAGTATTAGCGAAACCAATGTCGTGTAACATTGAAGATGTGTTTTTTGAAAGATGGCCACAAAGAGATATTACCAAATTTGCTTTTTTAGAAGCAGACATTAAAAGTCCTAAAAAATGGTCTACTGAAAATCCATATTTATACACCTTGGTTTTTGATGTAAAAGATGCATCAGGTAAAATTGTAGAATCTCGCAGTCAGAAAGTTGGTTTTAGACAAGTTGGTTTTTCAGCTGAAAACGAATTGTTAATTAACGGGAAACCAGTTAAAATAAAAGGTGTAAACAGACACGATCATCATCCTGTAAAAGGAAAAGCACTAACTAGAAAAGATTTAGAAGAGGATGTAAAACTGTTAAAGAAATTCAACTTTAATGCAGTGAGAACTTCTCATTATCCCAACGATCCATATTTTTATGATTTGTGTGATAAATATGGGATTTATGTAATGGATGAAGCTAATATAGAAACACATCATTTAGGGAGTTATGCGCCACAACAACCAAGTTTGGCAATGCCAATTTTAAGTAGAATTATGCGAATGGTTGATAGAGATAAAAATCATCCTTCTGTTATTTCTTGGTCTTTAGGGAACGAATCTGGAACTGGACCTGCTTTTGTAGCAGCAGCTGGTTGGGTAAAAGATTACGATGTTTCTCGATTTATACACTACGAAGGTGCACAAGGAAAACCTACACATCCAGTTTATAAAGAAGGAGAAGAAGGACAAAAAGTTTTTAGTGGAAAAGCACATGCAAATCCTGATGACCCAGATTATGTGGATGTAATAAGTAGAATGTATCCAGAGATTTATCAGCTAAAAGCAATGTCTGAAAGTCAATATATTAATAGACCTATTATTATGTGTGAATATGCACACGCCATGGGAAATTCTATAGGTGGTTTAGGTGAATATTGGGATTTAATCAACTCAAAAAAGAATTTAATTGGTGGTTTTATTTGGGATATGATTGATCAAGGATTGACCAAAAAAGATAAAAACGGAAATGATTTTTATGCTTATGGTGGTGATTTTGAGGATTATCCTAATGATAAAAACTTTTGTATTAATGGTGTCTTTTCACCCGATAGAAAACCAAATCCTCATGCTTGGGAAGTGAAATACATTCATCAGCCTTTTAATTTTAAAATTGTTGATGTAAAAAAAGGAGTTGTTTTAGCGTTTAATCATTTGAATGAAACGAATTTGAATAATTATGAAGTTAGATGGATGTTTTCTGAAAACGGAAAAGAGCTTCAATCTGGTGTTTTACAAAGTATTGATGTAGAGCCAAGTTCATCAAGGGAAATAAAAATTCTATACAAAAATGTAGATTTTAAAGAAGAGAATGAATATTGGTTACGAATTTCTGTTCATGAAAAACAAGATACTTTTTGGGCTAAAAAAGGATTTGAAATTGCCAAAGATCAAATTTTAATAAAAGAGAAAACTAAATTAAATGATTTTAGTTCTACATCAAAATCGACATTAAAAACAGAAGAAAATTCATCAGGAATAAAAATTGTAGGAGATGGATATTCAGCAAAAGTTGATAAAAAAACAGGAGAATTAATTTCATTCATCAAACAAGGAAAAGAACAGGTTTTATCGCCTTTAAAACCAAACTTTTTTAGACCTCCAATAGATAACGATTTACGAGGAGCAAGTAGTAAAGATTTTAGAAAATCTAGAAAATACTGGGAGTTTTTAAATGAAAAATTAGAAACAAAATCAGTAGAAGTCATCTCAAAAAAGGAAAATGAGGCAATCATTTTGGTTGAAAAAAACTTTAAGGATGAAGTGAAATTAAATATTCAATATACATTTTTAAGTAACGGAAGTATTTTGGTTAATATGGAGATGGATGCCAAAAAAGATTTGCCAGGTTTGGTAAAGTTTGGAATGACACTAGGGGTTTCTAAAGAATATAAAACAACAACTTTTTATGGAAAAGGTCCTTGGGAAAATTACATTGATAGAAAAAGAGGGACAGAAGTAGATGAATTTACTTTTAAAACCAATGATTTGTTTACCAATTATATTTTTCCTCAAGAAAATGGAAATCGTTCTGATGTTAGGTGGTTAGAAATTTCAAAGGATAAAGAGAGTGCTTTAAAAATTAAAGGTTCACCAGTATTTGGTTTTTCAATTTGGCCTTTTTCAGCAAAAAACATTCAAGAAGCGAAACATCCTTTCGATTTAAAGGAACAAGGTTTTTATACATTAAATATTCATACTGTTCAAATGAGTGTGAATGGTACGTTGTCTGAAACGTTACCAAAATATGTAATTCCTTCTGGGAGATATAGCTTAAAATTTATATTAAACGCACAAAACTAA